One Clostridium novyi NT genomic window carries:
- a CDS encoding cold-shock protein: MKTGIVKWFNAEKGFGFISVEGEDDVFVHFSAIQGEGFKTLEEGQKVEFEVTEGARGPQAANVVKL; encoded by the coding sequence ATGAAAACAGGAATAGTTAAATGGTTTAACGCAGAAAAAGGATTCGGATTTATTTCCGTAGAAGGAGAAGATGACGTATTCGTACATTTCTCAGCAATCCAAGGAGAAGGATTCAAAACTTTAGAAGAAGGACAAAAAGTTGAATTCGAAGTAACTGAAGGAGCTAGAGGACCTCAAGCTGCTAACGTAGTTAAACTATAA
- a CDS encoding MIP/aquaporin family protein, which translates to MSRFMAEFLGTMLLIMLGDGVVACVSLNKSKGQNGGWIVVTTSWAIAVAVPALIFGAISGAHFNPAVTIAFAATNFGGITWAMVPSYIIAQMLGAMLGAAIVWIAYLPHWAETEDPAVKLGVFATAPAIRNSAANLVTEIIGTFVLVFTIMGLSRVDQAPGIGVYSVGLVILVIGLALGGPTGYAINPARDLGPRIAHAILPIAGKGGSDWGYSWIPVVGPIIGGLIGAFVFTMVFPV; encoded by the coding sequence ATGTCTAGATTTATGGCAGAATTTTTAGGAACTATGTTACTTATCATGTTAGGTGATGGTGTAGTTGCATGCGTATCACTTAATAAGAGTAAAGGACAAAATGGAGGATGGATAGTTGTAACAACATCTTGGGCAATAGCAGTTGCTGTTCCAGCACTTATCTTTGGAGCAATAAGTGGAGCTCATTTTAACCCAGCAGTAACAATAGCATTTGCTGCAACAAACTTTGGAGGAATAACTTGGGCAATGGTTCCATCATATATCATAGCTCAAATGTTAGGTGCAATGCTAGGAGCTGCAATTGTATGGATTGCTTACTTACCACATTGGGCTGAAACTGAAGACCCAGCAGTAAAACTTGGAGTATTTGCTACAGCACCAGCAATTAGAAACAGTGCTGCAAACCTTGTAACAGAAATTATAGGAACATTTGTACTTGTATTTACAATTATGGGATTATCAAGAGTTGATCAAGCACCAGGAATTGGAGTTTATTCAGTAGGATTAGTAATATTAGTTATAGGTCTTGCATTAGGTGGACCAACAGGATATGCAATCAACCCAGCCAGAGACTTAGGACCTCGTATAGCACATGCTATATTACCTATCGCAGGAAAAGGCGGTTCAGATTGGGGATATTCTTGGATACCTGTAGTTGGACCAATAATAGGTGGATTAATTGGAGCATTCGTATTCACAATGGTATTTCCAGTTTAA
- a CDS encoding 2-phosphosulfolactate phosphatase family protein, translated as MKIDLIISASDIKEEKIKNKTVVVIDILRATSVIVTALNNGCNEVIPVLEVEDAMKIVKDNRKKYILGGERNALKIEGFDFSNSPLDYTKDVVKDKTLVMTTTNGTRAIHGAMSAKNILIGAMINARSIANKVLELDNDLIIINSGTNGEFSIDDFVCAGYIIDCILKNRDAELSDIAITAHYVYSENKDIHSFVHKAKHYNILSNLGLKDDINYCCSKDIVDIVPEFHYPKITK; from the coding sequence ATGAAAATTGATCTAATCATTTCAGCTAGTGATATTAAAGAAGAAAAAATTAAAAATAAGACCGTTGTTGTAATTGATATTTTAAGAGCTACATCTGTTATAGTAACTGCATTAAACAATGGCTGCAATGAAGTAATACCAGTGCTTGAAGTAGAAGATGCAATGAAAATTGTAAAAGATAATAGAAAAAAATACATATTAGGCGGGGAAAGAAACGCATTAAAAATAGAAGGATTTGATTTTTCTAACTCACCTCTAGACTATACAAAGGATGTTGTAAAAGATAAAACATTAGTTATGACAACAACCAACGGAACTAGAGCAATTCACGGTGCTATGAGCGCTAAAAACATTTTAATAGGTGCTATGATAAACGCTAGGTCTATAGCAAATAAAGTTTTAGAACTTGATAATGATTTAATAATTATAAACTCAGGTACAAACGGGGAATTTTCTATAGATGATTTTGTTTGTGCAGGTTACATTATAGACTGCATTTTAAAAAATAGAGATGCTGAATTATCTGATATTGCAATAACAGCTCATTATGTATACTCAGAAAATAAAGATATTCATTCTTTTGTACATAAGGCAAAACATTATAATATATTATCTAACTTAGGACTTAAAGATGATATAAATTATTGTTGCTCAAAGGATATAGTAGATATAGTTCCAGAATTTCATTATCCAAAAATAACAAAATAA
- a CDS encoding YcxB family protein — translation MNVEVDINKNDYWNYNKYLIKHMPKFTRSFILNMLSMPITVLIVMIMLKKSIISTAIMTVVIGALGDLFLIYMIKLQVNRSAAKRQDILGKRTFELYNKGIKEVSEIKNQMRTWKSVRDIKEDKDNIYIFLGGFEVNLIPKRSFESQELSQEFYDKCMEYYANSKNK, via the coding sequence GTGAACGTAGAAGTGGATATTAACAAAAATGATTATTGGAATTATAACAAGTATTTAATAAAGCATATGCCTAAGTTTACTCGTAGCTTTATATTAAATATGTTAAGCATGCCTATAACTGTTTTAATAGTTATGATTATGCTTAAAAAATCTATTATTAGTACTGCTATAATGACCGTGGTAATAGGTGCATTGGGAGATTTATTTCTTATATATATGATAAAGTTGCAAGTTAATAGATCAGCAGCAAAGAGACAAGATATACTAGGAAAGCGCACTTTTGAGTTATACAATAAGGGAATAAAAGAAGTTAGCGAAATAAAAAATCAAATGCGCACTTGGAAAAGTGTAAGGGACATAAAGGAAGATAAAGATAACATTTATATCTTTTTAGGTGGATTTGAAGTTAATTTAATACCTAAAAGATCATTTGAGTCTCAAGAATTATCACAAGAATTTTATGATAAATGCATGGAATACTATGCGAACAGTAAAAACAAGTAA
- a CDS encoding shikimate kinase — translation MKELTKNIVLIGMPGCGKTTIGKKLSEILKCDFCDVDEYIVNSTGKSINEIFENGEEFFRDIESKSIKEVSSCIPKVISTGGGAIKRKQNIDSLKEKGTIFFINRPIEDICSDVDVKSRPLLKDGVGKIYKLYEERYDLYKNYCDYEIINTDIDKCINQILRYI, via the coding sequence ATGAAAGAATTAACTAAAAATATAGTTTTAATAGGTATGCCTGGTTGTGGAAAAACTACAATAGGAAAAAAACTTTCAGAAATATTAAAATGTGATTTTTGTGATGTTGACGAGTATATAGTTAATAGTACAGGAAAGTCCATAAACGAAATTTTTGAAAATGGAGAAGAATTTTTTAGAGATATAGAAAGTAAGTCTATAAAAGAAGTTTCATCTTGTATACCGAAAGTTATATCAACTGGCGGTGGGGCAATTAAAAGGAAACAAAATATAGATTCATTAAAAGAAAAGGGGACAATATTTTTTATAAATAGACCAATAGAAGATATATGTAGTGATGTAGATGTTAAAAGTAGACCATTACTTAAAGATGGTGTTGGTAAAATATATAAATTGTACGAAGAAAGATATGATTTATATAAAAATTATTGTGATTACGAAATAATAAATACGGATATTGATAAGTGCATAAATCAAATTTTAAGATATATTTAA
- a CDS encoding DUF1667 domain-containing protein, whose translation MSEMRELTCIGCPMGCLLEVTLEDGKVVDVKGNTCLRGKTYAEKECTNPTRIVTSSVKVKDGEIAAVSVKTEADIPKNAIFKCVEELRGVVVPAPVKVGDIVVKDIAGTGVNIIATKSVAKAN comes from the coding sequence ATGAGTGAAATGAGAGAATTAACATGTATAGGATGCCCTATGGGTTGCTTATTAGAAGTTACTTTAGAAGATGGAAAAGTTGTTGATGTAAAAGGAAACACTTGTTTAAGAGGAAAAACTTATGCAGAAAAAGAATGTACTAATCCTACAAGAATAGTTACATCTTCTGTAAAAGTTAAAGATGGAGAAATAGCAGCAGTTTCTGTAAAAACTGAAGCTGATATTCCTAAAAATGCAATCTTCAAATGCGTAGAAGAGCTTAGAGGAGTTGTTGTACCTGCACCTGTAAAAGTTGGCGATATAGTTGTAAAGGACATAGCAGGAACAGGCGTTAATATAATAGCTACAAAAAGTGTTGCAAAAGCAAATTAA
- a CDS encoding aminopeptidase P family protein, with product MNKEFFMKNRKRLSEKLEDNSIMVIFAGRAPYKSADETYPFTPNRNFYYLTGIDRENIIIVMTKRNNNVNEILFIEEEDPVMARWVGEKLKVNEAIEISGVQNIDYTKGFNDFIGELVSRYGYDKLYLDLERQEWGISYTYAQNFAKEVKERYPYFTIKNIYNEISELRTVKTVEEIEKIKTAIGITKRGIYEMMKHAKPGMMEYEIEAYFDYVLTSEGVRDKAFKTIAASGKNATVLHYSENNSKCGDNDLIMFDLGAQYQYYNGDITRTFPVSGKFTERQKEVYNVVLRANERIIKEAKAGVPYLKLNEIAKDVLAEGCIDLGLMKDKNEISKYYFHSISHSLGLDTHDVGDRDIILKPGMVITDEPGLYIPEEGIGIRIEDDLLITEDGCINLSSDIIKTVDEIEKFMKENRI from the coding sequence ATGAACAAAGAATTTTTTATGAAAAATAGAAAAAGATTAAGTGAAAAACTAGAAGATAATTCTATTATGGTAATATTCGCAGGAAGAGCGCCATATAAGTCAGCAGATGAAACATATCCTTTTACACCTAATAGAAATTTTTATTATTTAACAGGTATAGATAGAGAAAACATAATTATTGTGATGACAAAGAGAAATAATAATGTTAATGAGATTTTATTTATTGAAGAAGAAGATCCAGTAATGGCAAGATGGGTTGGGGAAAAACTTAAAGTTAATGAAGCTATAGAAATTTCAGGAGTTCAGAATATAGATTATACAAAGGGATTTAATGATTTTATAGGAGAGTTAGTTTCAAGATATGGATATGATAAACTTTATTTGGATTTAGAACGTCAAGAGTGGGGTATATCATATACATATGCACAAAACTTTGCTAAAGAAGTAAAAGAAAGATATCCATACTTTACTATAAAAAATATATATAATGAGATAAGTGAACTTAGAACTGTAAAAACTGTAGAAGAAATTGAAAAGATAAAAACAGCAATTGGTATTACAAAACGTGGTATATATGAAATGATGAAGCACGCAAAACCTGGAATGATGGAATATGAAATAGAAGCATACTTTGATTATGTTCTTACATCGGAAGGAGTTCGTGATAAAGCATTTAAAACCATAGCAGCATCAGGGAAAAATGCCACTGTACTTCATTATTCAGAGAACAATTCAAAGTGCGGAGATAATGATTTAATAATGTTTGACCTGGGGGCACAATATCAATATTACAATGGAGACATTACAAGAACTTTTCCTGTAAGTGGTAAATTCACTGAAAGACAAAAAGAAGTTTATAATGTAGTTCTAAGGGCTAATGAAAGAATAATAAAAGAAGCAAAAGCTGGAGTTCCATACTTAAAATTAAATGAAATTGCCAAAGATGTATTAGCTGAAGGGTGCATAGATCTTGGACTTATGAAAGACAAAAATGAGATATCAAAATATTATTTTCACAGTATAAGTCATAGCTTAGGTCTTGATACCCATGATGTTGGAGATAGAGATATAATATTAAAGCCGGGAATGGTAATAACAGATGAACCTGGATTATATATACCAGAAGAAGGAATAGGTATAAGAATAGAAGATGATCTTTTAATTACTGAAGATGGTTGCATAAATTTATCATCAGATATAATTAAAACAGTAGATGAAATAGAAAAATTTATGAAAGAGAATAGAATATAA
- the aroE gene encoding shikimate dehydrogenase, with translation MKGLYGLIGEKLGHSFSPQIHSLIFEELKVDGYYHLFEVDKNDVSGIIPGFKTFKVKGANVTIPYKVDIIKYLDDISEEAKNIGAVNTICFKNGKTEGYNTDYFGFGMMLNKFNIDVKDKSVVILGTGGASKAVRQYILDNEVKEITFVTRDVSDKKDDLKEFKVISYDDIKNLQNQDVVINCTPCGMYPKISKSPLTKEEVSKFKAVVDLIYNPKETLIMKYAKEQGIKAINGLYMLVGQAVKAEELWNDIKIQDHIIDSIYERISKLV, from the coding sequence ATGAAGGGATTATATGGACTTATAGGTGAAAAGTTAGGACATAGTTTTTCACCGCAGATACATTCATTAATATTTGAGGAATTAAAAGTAGATGGATACTATCATTTATTTGAAGTAGATAAAAATGATGTTTCAGGTATAATACCAGGATTTAAAACTTTTAAGGTAAAAGGGGCAAATGTAACAATTCCATATAAAGTTGATATAATCAAATACTTAGATGATATATCAGAAGAAGCTAAAAATATAGGTGCTGTTAATACTATTTGTTTTAAAAATGGAAAAACAGAAGGATATAACACAGATTACTTTGGTTTTGGAATGATGTTAAATAAATTTAATATAGATGTAAAGGATAAAAGTGTAGTGATACTTGGAACAGGGGGAGCATCTAAAGCTGTAAGACAATACATATTAGATAATGAGGTAAAAGAAATAACTTTTGTAACTAGGGATGTTAGTGACAAAAAAGATGATTTAAAAGAATTTAAAGTGATTTCTTATGATGATATAAAAAACTTACAAAACCAAGATGTTGTAATAAACTGTACTCCATGCGGAATGTATCCGAAGATTTCTAAATCTCCACTTACAAAAGAAGAAGTATCAAAATTTAAAGCTGTAGTAGATTTAATTTATAATCCAAAAGAAACATTAATTATGAAGTATGCAAAAGAACAAGGGATAAAAGCTATAAATGGATTATACATGCTTGTGGGGCAAGCAGTAAAAGCAGAAGAATTATGGAATGACATAAAAATACAAGACCATATTATAGACAGTATATATGAACGTATTTCAAAGTTAGTTTAG
- the glpK gene encoding glycerol kinase GlpK, with translation MEKQQYIMALDQGTTSSRCIIFNKQGEIVSVSQKEFKQIYPKAGWVEHDPMEIWGTQAGVAREALAGAGLYGTDLAGIGITNQRETTVVWNKITGVPVYNAIVWQCRRTAEYCDTLREKGFDKKVKEKTGLILDAYFSGTKIKWILDNVPGAREQAEKGELIFGNIDTWLIWNLTKGKVHVTDHTNASRTMLYNIHELKWDDEILEELNIPKSMLPEVKPSSCVYGNADELIFGAPVPISGDAGDQQAALFGQLCCKEGMAKNTYGTGCFLLMNTGDKAVESQNGLLTTMAASYAGKIEYALEGSIFIGGAVVQWLRDELRMIRKASETERYALDVEDSNGVYLVPAFVGLGAPYWDAYARGTIVGLTRGAKKEHFIRAALESMAYQTLDVLKAMEEDAGTSLKTLKVDGGACANNFLMQFQADMLDKPVVRPEVIETTALGAAYLAGLAVGFWKDVEDLSRSIKPSQTFSPKMEDIKRIELINGWHKAVERSKGWEK, from the coding sequence ATGGAAAAGCAACAATATATAATGGCGTTAGACCAAGGCACAACAAGTTCAAGATGTATTATATTCAACAAACAAGGTGAAATAGTATCAGTATCACAAAAAGAATTTAAACAAATATATCCAAAAGCAGGTTGGGTTGAACATGATCCAATGGAAATTTGGGGAACTCAAGCAGGTGTTGCTAGAGAAGCTTTAGCAGGAGCTGGACTTTATGGAACAGACCTTGCTGGTATAGGTATTACAAATCAAAGAGAAACTACAGTAGTTTGGAACAAAATTACAGGTGTTCCAGTTTACAATGCTATAGTTTGGCAATGTAGAAGAACAGCTGAATATTGTGATACACTAAGAGAAAAAGGATTCGATAAGAAAGTAAAGGAAAAAACAGGATTAATTCTAGATGCTTACTTCTCAGGAACAAAAATAAAATGGATATTAGATAATGTTCCAGGAGCTAGAGAACAAGCTGAAAAAGGCGAATTAATTTTTGGTAATATAGATACATGGTTAATTTGGAACTTAACTAAAGGAAAAGTTCATGTAACTGACCACACAAATGCTTCAAGAACAATGTTATATAATATACATGAATTAAAATGGGATGATGAAATATTAGAAGAATTAAATATTCCTAAATCAATGCTTCCAGAAGTTAAACCTTCAAGCTGCGTTTACGGAAATGCTGATGAATTAATATTCGGAGCACCAGTTCCAATATCAGGAGACGCAGGAGACCAACAAGCAGCATTATTTGGACAACTTTGCTGCAAAGAAGGTATGGCTAAAAATACTTATGGAACAGGTTGTTTCTTATTAATGAACACTGGAGACAAAGCTGTTGAATCTCAAAACGGACTTCTTACAACAATGGCTGCATCATATGCAGGAAAAATTGAATATGCATTAGAAGGAAGTATATTCATTGGTGGAGCTGTAGTTCAATGGTTACGTGATGAATTAAGAATGATCAGAAAAGCATCTGAAACAGAAAGATATGCATTAGATGTAGAAGATTCTAATGGAGTATACCTAGTACCAGCATTCGTTGGACTTGGAGCACCATACTGGGATGCTTATGCAAGAGGAACTATAGTTGGGCTTACTAGAGGAGCTAAGAAAGAGCACTTCATAAGAGCGGCTCTTGAATCTATGGCATATCAAACTCTAGATGTATTAAAAGCTATGGAAGAAGATGCTGGAACAAGCTTAAAAACATTAAAAGTGGATGGAGGAGCTTGTGCAAACAACTTCTTAATGCAATTCCAAGCTGATATGTTAGATAAACCAGTTGTAAGACCAGAAGTTATAGAAACAACTGCTTTAGGAGCTGCTTATCTTGCAGGTCTTGCAGTAGGATTCTGGAAAGACGTTGAAGATTTATCTAGAAGTATAAAACCATCTCAAACATTCTCACCTAAGATGGAAGATATTAAGAGAATAGAATTAATTAACGGATGGCACAAAGCTGTTGAAAGATCTAAAGGATGGGAAAAATAA
- a CDS encoding glycerol-3-phosphate responsive antiterminator, translated as MRNQFYDKLSLNPIIAAVKDLNKLDRAIKSPCEVIFLLKGNICNIKELVEKVKASGKSIYVHIDLMEGFARDKYALHHIQEKVKPDGIITTKSSLTKIAKELELFTIQRLFIIDNLSLETGITSINSIRPNAMEILPGVMPKIIKQVKSQVKVPVIAGGLINDKEDVIESLKAGALGVSTSKEIIWHM; from the coding sequence ATGAGAAACCAATTTTATGACAAGTTAAGTTTAAATCCTATAATTGCTGCTGTTAAAGATTTGAATAAGTTGGATCGGGCTATAAAATCTCCATGTGAAGTTATTTTCTTACTAAAGGGGAATATATGTAATATTAAAGAGCTTGTAGAAAAGGTTAAGGCATCTGGGAAAAGCATATATGTACATATTGACCTTATGGAAGGCTTTGCTAGAGACAAGTATGCCTTACACCATATACAAGAAAAGGTAAAACCGGACGGTATAATCACAACGAAATCAAGTTTGACAAAAATCGCCAAAGAATTAGAGCTTTTTACAATTCAAAGATTGTTTATAATTGATAATTTATCTTTAGAAACAGGAATTACATCTATTAATTCAATTAGACCTAATGCTATGGAAATTCTACCAGGGGTAATGCCTAAGATCATAAAACAAGTTAAAAGTCAGGTGAAAGTACCTGTAATAGCTGGAGGACTAATAAATGACAAGGAAGATGTAATAGAAAGCTTAAAGGCTGGTGCGTTGGGAGTATCAACCAGTAAAGAAATTATATGGCATATGTAA
- a CDS encoding NAD(P)/FAD-dependent oxidoreductase, producing MREHDVVIIGGGPAGLAAAIGAREEGVQDILILERDTCLGGILNQCIHNGFGLHTFKEELTGPEYAQRFADKVKEMEIPYKLNTMVIDVSKDKVITAVNEEDGLIEIKAKAIILAMGCRERPRGAINIPGSRCAGIYSAGAAQKFVNIDGFMPGKEVVILGSGDIGLIMARRMTLEGAKVKAVVELMPYSGGLKRNIVQCLDDFGIPLKLAHTVTNIKGKDRLEGVSIAQVDENRRPIKETEEYIPCDTLLLSVGLIPENELSTKADVDLSPVTSGPLVNESLQTNIEGVFACGNVLHVHDLVDFVTEESINAGKNAAKYLSGKKFEGNGIELVATEGARYTVPKTINPENIEKLVDVRFRVGDVYTDSYVSVYFDDVREMHIKKRIIAPGEMETVKLTKALFDKHPNCKKITVKVEGE from the coding sequence ATGAGAGAACATGATGTAGTAATTATAGGTGGTGGTCCTGCCGGTCTTGCAGCTGCTATAGGAGCAAGAGAAGAGGGCGTTCAAGATATCTTAATCTTAGAAAGAGATACTTGTCTTGGAGGAATATTAAATCAATGTATCCATAATGGATTCGGATTACACACTTTTAAAGAAGAACTTACAGGTCCAGAATATGCTCAAAGATTTGCTGATAAAGTAAAAGAAATGGAAATACCATACAAATTAAACACTATGGTTATAGATGTAAGCAAAGATAAAGTTATAACAGCAGTTAATGAAGAAGACGGATTAATAGAAATAAAAGCTAAAGCTATAATCTTAGCTATGGGTTGTCGTGAAAGACCAAGAGGAGCAATAAACATACCAGGAAGCAGATGTGCTGGTATATACTCAGCTGGTGCAGCTCAAAAATTTGTTAACATAGATGGATTCATGCCAGGAAAAGAAGTTGTTATCTTAGGATCAGGAGATATCGGTCTTATAATGGCAAGAAGAATGACTTTAGAAGGTGCTAAAGTTAAAGCAGTTGTTGAACTTATGCCATACTCAGGTGGTCTTAAGAGAAACATCGTTCAATGCTTAGATGACTTTGGAATACCACTAAAATTAGCTCATACTGTAACTAACATAAAAGGTAAAGATAGATTAGAAGGAGTTAGCATAGCTCAAGTAGACGAAAACAGAAGACCTATAAAAGAAACTGAAGAATATATCCCATGTGATACTTTATTATTATCAGTTGGTCTTATACCAGAAAACGAGTTATCTACAAAAGCTGATGTAGACCTATCACCTGTTACATCAGGACCATTAGTTAACGAAAGTCTTCAAACTAACATTGAAGGAGTATTCGCATGTGGAAACGTGCTACACGTTCATGACTTAGTTGACTTCGTTACAGAAGAAAGTATTAATGCTGGTAAAAATGCTGCTAAATATTTAAGTGGTAAGAAATTTGAAGGAAATGGAATTGAATTAGTTGCAACTGAAGGTGCAAGATACACAGTGCCAAAAACTATAAATCCTGAAAATATAGAAAAATTAGTAGATGTAAGATTCAGAGTTGGAGATGTATACACAGATAGTTACGTTTCTGTATACTTTGATGATGTTAGAGAAATGCATATTAAGAAGAGAATTATTGCTCCAGGTGAAATGGAAACAGTAAAACTTACAAAAGCTTTATTTGATAAGCATCCTAATTGTAAGAAAATTACTGTTAAGGTGGAAGGAGAGTAG
- a CDS encoding chorismate mutase, translating to MEDLKKLRDDIDSIDKELIALFQKRMETVLKVAEYKKKNNIPILNANREDEVIKKNSKLIYNEDFKKPVEEFLKDVMKISKDLQAKKISE from the coding sequence GTGGAAGATTTAAAAAAATTAAGAGATGATATAGATTCTATAGATAAAGAATTAATTGCATTATTCCAAAAGAGAATGGAAACTGTACTTAAAGTTGCTGAATACAAAAAGAAAAACAATATACCTATATTAAATGCAAATAGAGAAGATGAAGTAATAAAGAAAAATTCAAAGCTTATATATAATGAAGATTTTAAAAAACCAGTTGAAGAATTTTTAAAAGATGTAATGAAAATAAGCAAAGATTTACAAGCAAAAAAGATATCAGAATAG
- a CDS encoding DUF1540 domain-containing protein, which yields MNNSNNKNHISGVKCVVNSCKYHATDNCCTARGIEIRSNCDSHTCSSEQTDCATFEPLK from the coding sequence ATGAATAATTCAAATAATAAAAACCATATTTCTGGAGTAAAATGTGTTGTTAACAGCTGTAAATATCACGCTACTGATAACTGTTGTACTGCTAGAGGAATAGAAATAAGATCAAACTGTGATTCACACACTTGTTCTTCAGAACAAACTGACTGTGCAACATTTGAACCTTTAAAGTAA
- a CDS encoding lmo0937 family membrane protein, giving the protein MKVLHWIGAIVVFFWVLGLIFKIGGRLINLLLVVSAMVFLYDVIVGKKNGN; this is encoded by the coding sequence ATGAAAGTATTGCATTGGATAGGTGCAATAGTGGTTTTCTTTTGGGTTCTCGGACTTATATTTAAAATAGGAGGAAGATTAATAAATTTATTATTAGTAGTTTCTGCTATGGTATTTCTTTATGATGTTATTGTTGGAAAGAAAAATGGAAATTAA
- a CDS encoding NAD(P)/FAD-dependent oxidoreductase: protein MFDVTIVGAGVIGCSIARELSKYNLKVCVLEKGPDVATGTSKANSGIVHGGHDATPGTLKAKLNVRGNEMFDKLVEELDFPFKRNGSLVLCFDESEKEGLQKLLEKGQKNGVPNLEIIGKERILEMEPNVNDDVVGALYVPTGGIVCPYEMTIAMAENAYTNGVEFKFETEVKNVVKKENGFTLETSKGNVETNLVINAAGLFSDDLNNMVSKNKIEIIARKGEYCLFDKTAGAMATKTLFQLPTKMGKGVLVTPTVDGNLLIGPNAVDVEDKTDVDTTQEGIDDILNRAKKTFKQIPMRQVITSFSGLRSHDTVNDFIIGEAEDVPGFINVAGIESPGLSSAPAIAEMVEGIVVEKLSPAKNDKFNPIREGIPKFREMTNEERKELIAKDPSYGKIVCRCETVTEGEILNAIRRPLGAKDLDGIKRRTRAGMGKCQSGFCSTKIVALLSKELGIPETEVTKFGGKSNLLIGEDKEI from the coding sequence ATGTTTGATGTTACAATTGTTGGTGCAGGTGTTATAGGCTGCAGCATTGCAAGAGAATTATCTAAGTACAATTTAAAAGTATGTGTTCTAGAAAAAGGACCAGACGTAGCAACAGGTACTTCAAAGGCGAATAGTGGTATAGTTCATGGTGGACATGATGCAACACCAGGTACATTAAAAGCTAAATTAAATGTTAGAGGAAATGAAATGTTTGACAAGCTAGTTGAAGAACTTGATTTCCCATTTAAAAGAAATGGTTCATTGGTATTATGCTTTGATGAATCAGAAAAAGAAGGACTACAAAAGTTACTTGAAAAAGGACAAAAAAATGGAGTTCCAAACCTTGAAATCATAGGAAAAGAAAGAATTTTAGAAATGGAACCAAACGTAAATGATGATGTAGTAGGAGCTTTATATGTTCCAACTGGTGGAATCGTATGTCCTTACGAAATGACTATAGCAATGGCTGAAAACGCATACACTAATGGAGTAGAATTTAAATTTGAAACAGAAGTTAAAAATGTAGTTAAAAAAGAAAATGGTTTCACACTTGAAACAAGCAAGGGAAATGTTGAAACTAACTTAGTAATCAATGCTGCTGGATTATTCTCAGATGATTTAAATAATATGGTTAGCAAAAACAAAATCGAAATCATAGCAAGAAAAGGTGAATACTGCCTATTTGATAAAACTGCAGGAGCAATGGCAACAAAAACATTATTCCAATTACCAACTAAAATGGGTAAAGGGGTACTTGTAACTCCAACTGTAGATGGAAACTTACTTATAGGACCAAACGCAGTTGACGTAGAGGACAAGACTGATGTAGATACAACTCAAGAAGGAATAGATGATATCTTAAATAGAGCTAAAAAGACATTCAAACAAATTCCTATGAGACAAGTTATTACTTCATTCTCAGGACTAAGATCACATGATACAGTAAACGATTTTATCATAGGAGAAGCTGAAGACGTTCCAGGCTTTATAAATGTAGCTGGTATTGAATCACCAGGACTTTCAAGTGCTCCAGCAATAGCTGAAATGGTTGAAGGTATAGTTGTAGAAAAATTATCACCAGCTAAAAACGATAAGTTTAACCCAATTAGAGAAGGTATTCCTAAATTCAGAGAAATGACAAACGAAGAAAGAAAAGAACTTATAGCTAAAGACCCAAGCTATGGAAAGATAGTATGTAGATGTGAAACTGTTACTGAAGGTGAAATATTAAATGCTATCAGAAGACCACTAGGAGCTAAAGACTTAGATGGAATTAAGAGAAGAACAAGAGCTGGCATGGGTAAATGTCAATCAGGATTCTGTTCTACAAAAATAGTTGCACTTCTATCAAAAGAACTAGGTATACCAGAAACAGAAGTAACTAAGTTTGGTGGAAAATCAAACTTATTAATTGGAGAGGACAAAGAAATCTAA